The Pirellulales bacterium DNA segment CGACTGGCGCCGCACATGAACAAGGTGGCGCTCGTCCGTTCGCTAGGGCATAGCGATCCGGCGCACCTCTCCAGCGGACATGCCACGCTGACGGGCCATTTGGCCCCCCAACTCAATAGCGACGCCGCCCCGCCGAGCGATCGCGACACGCCGGTGATCGGCGCCACGCTGGCGCGTGTGCGACAGGCGCCGGGCGTGTTGCCATCCGCGGTCACCATGCCATGGCTGGCCTACCATCCGGCGGCGCCGGGCGGACAGGCGCCAGGGCAGCATGGCGGCTGGCTGGGGCACAGCTACGATCCCATGTTGCTGACCGGCGACCCCGCCAAGCCCGAATGGAACGTCGACGAGTTGAACCTGGCGCAGGGCGTAACCAGCGCGCGGCTCGACCAACGGCAGCAATTGCTGCAAGCGGTCGACGCCACGCGCGCGGAACTGCACGCGGCCGGCGGCGCCGCCGATCTGGAGCAGTGGCAATCGCGAGCGCTGTCGATGCTTACCTCGCCAGAGGCGCGCGCCGCGTTCGATCTGGGACAGGAGTCGCCCGCCGACCGCGATCGTTACGGCCGCAATACGCATGGCCAATGCGTGCTGCTCGCTCGGCGCCTGGTCGAGCATGGCGTTTCGCTGGTGTGCGTCAACTGGCACAACGACGGCCGCAGTTTTTGGGACACGCACGGCGACAACTTCAATCGGTTGAAAAACGATTTGATTCCGCCCGCCGACCAGGCGCTGGCCGCGCTGCTGGAAGACCTGGAGGCGCGCAACATGCTGGACGACACGCTGGTGGCCTGGGTCGGCGAGTTCGGTCGCCGTCCGCAGATCACCAAGGCCAACGCGGGGCGCGAGCATTGGCCCTTCTGCTACAGTGGCCTGTTAGCGGGCGGCGGAATTCGCGGCGGCGCCGTCTACGGCGCGAGCGACTCGCAGGCCACGCGCCCTTCGCAAGATCCGGTCACACCGCGCGATTTCGCGGCCACCATGTTCGCCGCGCTCGGCGTTTCGCCGGAACTGAAGCTCAACGATCGACTGGGCCGACCGATGGCGATTTGCGACGGCCAACCGATCGCGCCGCTCTTTGGCTAGGAGGCTCGCAGCCCTATTTGCCGCGAATGTCGTACGCCAGCAGCACCCCCTGATCGCGCAGATACAAGACGCCATTGGCGATGATCGGATGGGGCCAACTGGGCTGCGCGCTGCGGTCTGGCTGCTCGAACTGCCCATGCAATTGAAAGCCATTGGGCTGCGCCTCGACCAGACACACCTTGCCGTCTTCGCTGCGCGAGTAAATGCGCCCGTCGGCGTAGAGCACGGCGCATTTGCCTGGCGCGCGGTCGGCCCATTTGACCTTGCCGGTTTTGAACTCTAGGCAGGTGAGCAATCCCGGATCGTTCGAGCCGTAGAGATAGTCTCCCACCAGGACCATGCCACCATGGTGGTTCTTCATGCTCTTGGTGAAATAGATTTGCTTGGCGGTGACGGTCTCGTCGTCGCTTTCCAGTTCGACCAGTCCGCCCCCTGTGCCGTAGCCGCTGGCGGCGAAGACCAGCGGACCAGAGGCGACAGGAGTGGAGATGTTGGCGGTGCCGTTGGCCGGCGCGTTGTAGCGCCACAAAAACTGCCCGTCGCGAGCGCGCACGCCCAACAATCCCTGCGCGGTGAACTGCACATATTGCTTGGGTCCGGCCGCCTTCGAAACGATGATCGACGAGTAGCCGGCGCCGTCGCCAATGGGAGACAGCCAAACCGTTTCGCCGGTGGCCTTGTCGACCGCCGCGAGGGTCGCCTTGCTGCCGCCGGGCGTGAACAGCACCCACGGTCCATCGACGAGCACCGATTCGGAATATCCCCAATTGGGGATCGCGCCGCCGAAATCAGCCACCAGGTCACGTCGCCAGATGATGCGGCCGCTGTGAGCATCGAGGCAAACCAGGTCGCCGTTTAAGCCCAGCGTGTAGAGGCGTCCTTCGTCGAAGGCGGGGGTCGAACGCGGGCCAGGATAACCGGCGCCGTCGTGCCGCACGGGGCCGATGGTTGTCGCCCAATGCTCCTTGCCTTGCTGCGTGGCGTCGAGCGCGATGACCTGCTCGTTGCCATCGCGGTTGCCCATGGTGTAGATCACGCCATCCATCACGCTAGCGGTGGAGTATCCCTCGCCGATGGTGTCGACTTTCCAGGCCAGCCGCGGTCCCTCTTCGGGCCAGGCCTTGAGCAGTCCCGTTTCGAGACAGACGGCGTTGTGCAGCGGTCCGCGCCAGCAAGGCCAGTTGCCGCTATCGCTCTCGGCCGCCTGGGGGCGCGGGCTGGCAATGCATAAGACCAAGAGCGTCGGCAACAACGGCTGCCAAGCGTAGATTCGCCTCGATATCATCTTCCTCGTCCGTTGTCGCGCGGGCTGTGTTCTGTAGGCTCCCAAGTCGGTCAACTGAGTCTAACAGGCCCGCAGTCCCCCCGACAGCATTGGTGGTTAGCCGAGCAAACCGCTTTGGCTGTCGGGGTTTTGGTTGGTTTCCTACAATGGACGGCGATTCGCCCGCAATTTGCACATGTCCGGGGTGTCATGTCGGATCGTTTTGCCAACGACGTGGAATTCAACAAGCTGTGCGCCGGTGAGCCCGCGCAGCTAGTGGGCGTGATGCTGGAGATCGCCGCCGACGAGTACCCGCATCTGGAGCGAGAACCCGTGGATCGGGCGCTGGCTCGTCTGGGGGCGGCGGCCCGCCGGCGGCTACGGATGGCGGGAGACGATTTGTCGCTGCACGACAAACTCGTCGAGATTTCACGCCTCTTGTTTGTGGAAGAAGGGTTCCACGGCAATCGTGAGGCGTATTACGACCCCCGCAATAGCTATTTGCACGAAGTGCTTGAGCGGCGGGTGGGCATCCCCATCTCACTGTCCATCGTCTACCTGGCGGTGGCGGCCGCGGCCGGGGTTGAGGTGCGGGGTGTGCCGACGCCGGGACACTTTTTGCTGTCGGCCGTCGGCGACGCCGAGGTGTGGTTCATCGATCCCTTCGGCGATGGTGAAGTGCTCGACTTGAACGGCGCGCGCGGGCGGCTGATTGAGCTGTTTGGAACTCACGGCGCTGTCAGCGACGAGGCGTTTTGCTCGGCGAGCAACTTCGAAATCGTCGTCCGCGTTTTGCGCAATCTGAAGGCCGCCTACGCCATGGACGACCGCTGGGCCGAAACGCTGCCGGTGCAAGAGCGGTTGGTGGCGATGATGCCCGAGCGCCAAGAGGAGCGGCGCGATTTGGGGCTGATCTTGCTGCGCACTGGCAGGCCGCATCAGGCGCTGGCGTGGCTATGTCCGTATGTCGAGCAGTGCGACGCCGACAACGCGCGAATGATGCAGCCGTATCTGAAGACGGCGCGGAAGATGGCGGCGGAGATGAACTAACCGGCGGATTCGCCCCGCCTGCCTACGAAGCTTGTGCGTCGGTCGGTTCGAGATTGATGCGGCCCAAGAACATGCAGCCGATCTGAAACAGAGCGCTGGCGCCTTGCGCCACCCGCTTGGCGTAGCGCACCTGTGCGGTGATATAGGTGAATTTGGGGGCGGCGCCAAACGCGACCACAATCAAGTCGTGATCTGGCAGTTCGTCCGCAAAGTACGAAAAGCCGCCGGTCGACAAGTCGTGACAGAGCACCGGTTGGTACTCGTCGTTCTCCGGCATCCGCGCATCGCGAAAGGGCGCGACGAACTGGTGGCAAGGATAGGGACGGCGCTGTCGGTCGCGCCGTTCCGATCCGCGACCGGAGCCTGGCCGGTGAGCCAGGTCGTGCACGAACTCGAAGAATTGTTCGTCCTTGGCGTAATCGACCGTCATGGGCGCTGTTTCAAAGAGTCCCCGACCCGGCCAGCTCCCCCAGCGGCCGCGCGGATTTGGGAGATCATCGGTTAGTTAACTTTAGGTCATGCGCGGCCGGCGCGCCCGAAGCGAAGGCGGGTTGGGTGGGGCCGCTTATGGTGGTTGCGCCACGCCCGGCGACCGCGCGACCCGCTCAAAAGGTTCAATTTCCGCTCCGGGGGCCATACACTCATCGTATGGACCTTGCCCAAGCGATCGCCGCGTGGACGCTCACAGCGCTGGCGCTGGCCGCCGTGACCGCGATTGTCGCGCGGCGCTGGCGCCACGCTTCACAGCCACCGGACGAAGTCGCGGAATTGAGACGACGCTGCGCCGAGCTGGAAGCGGAAATTGCCCGCCAGGCAGCGACCGAGCAGTCGCTGCAACACTCGGTGGAAAAATATCGAGCGCTGGTCGAGCATGCCAACGATGTGGTGCTGATCGCGCAAGACGGCGTGATGAAGTTCGCGAATCCGCGAACCGAATCGGTTCTGGGGTACCGTCACGAAGAGTTGGTGAGCATGCCGTTCACCGATCTGATCGTGCCCGAGGATCGCGCGATGGTGCTCGATCGTTATTTGCGTCGCTTGCAGGGGGAAGACGTTCCGTCGCGTTACAAGTTTCGCATCTTGGCGCGTGGGGGCGAACCGTCGTGGGTGGAAATCAACACGTTGGTCGTGCAGTGGGAGGGACGACCTGGCTCACTGTGCTTTTTGCGCGACGTGAACGATCAGGTGCGCGCCGAAGAGCAGATTCGCGAGGCGCAGGCCGCGGCCGAAGAGGCCAATCGCGCCAAGAGCCGATTTCTGGCGAACATGAGCCACGAACTGCGCACTCCGATGAATGGCGTGATCGGGCTGACCGAGCTCACGCTCTCCACTCCACTGGCCGCTGAGCAGCGAAGCTACCTCGATGGCGTGCTGGAATCGGCCGAGTTCATGCTCTCGCTCATCAATTCGATTCTCGATTTCTCCAAGATCGAGGCGGACAAAATCACGCTCTCCGCCGCCGAGTTCCGGCTGCGCGGCGAGCTGAGCGACACGATCAAGATTGTCGCCTTGCGGGCCGCTGAAAAGGGGCTGGAGCTGGCCTGCGACGTGCGGCCCGATGTGCCCGACTATCTGATTGGCGACGCGGCGCGCTTGCGCCAAGTGTTGTTCAATCTGGTGGGCAACGCCATCAAGTTCACCGCGCAGGGAGAAGTGTCGCTGATTGTGGAGCGGGACGCCAGCGCGGCAGCCGACGCGGGCGGCGTAGCGCTGCGATTTACGGTGCGCGACACTGGCATCGGGATTCCGGCCGAGAAACAAAAATTGGTGTTCGAGGCGTTTCAGCAGGCCGACGACTCGATCACGCGGCAATATGGCGGCACGGGCTTGGGGCTGGCGATCTGCCGGCAATTGGTCGAGCTGATGGGAGGGAAGCTCACGGTCGAAAGTCGGCCGGGCCACGGCAGCGAGTTCGCGTTCTCCGTGGAGTTTGCGCTGGCTCGAGCCGCCGAGGAGGATGGCGCGCCAGTCGATGTGCGTGGACTGCGGGCGCTGGTGGTCGACGGGCATCCCGTCACACGGCAGGCGATAGTCGACATGCTCTTGGCGTGGCGCATCGACGCGACCGCCGTCGATTTTGCCAGCGAAGCCGGCGACAAGACCTTTGATTTAGTCATCGCCGACAGCCGCGCGGCCGACATTCCGAGCTCGGCGCCGCTGGTGTTGGTTGTGGCGCGGCCGCGGCCTGGCGACACGCGCGAAGCGGCGGCGCCCGCCGGCGCGGTGTTGGTCACGCGTCCCGTCACACCGTCCGATCTGCTCGAGGCGGTGCTGCGCGCGCGCGCGGGCGCTAATGCCGGCCAGACGCCCACGCCGGTGACGAAGCGCATCGCCGAAGCGGCCATATCCCTCCGCGTGTTGTTGGTGGAAGACAACGCCATCAACCAGCGCGTAGCCATCAGTTGGCTGGAGAAGCGCGGGCATCGCGTGGTGCTGGCCACCGGCGGCCAGCAAGCCATCGACATGTTGGCCGGCGCTCCGTTCGATGCGGTGCTTATGGATTTGGAAATGCCGGGGATGGGAGGCGTTGAGGCGACCGCGCGGATCCGCGCCGCCGAGGCCGATGGCGGAGGCCGCATCCCGATCATCGCCATGACCGCCCACGCGCTGCCCGGCGATCGCGAGCGCTGTCTGGCAGCGGGCATGGATGACTATCTCTCCAAGCCGGTTCGGCCGGCCGAATTGTTCGCCACGGTGGAGCGCTTTGGCGGCCGCGACGGGGACTCACGCGCCGAGCCGCGGCTGGCGATGGAAGCCCGGCAGCACGCGGCCGATTGCCTGTTCGATCGCGATGCGGCGCTGGAATCGGTGGGGGGAGACGCCGCGCTATTGAGCGAGATCATCGACATCTTTTTGGCCGATTGCCCCAAGTGGCTGCGCGATCTGGAGGCCACGATTGGCGACCAGCGCGGCGACGAGGCGCGGCGGTTGGCCCACTCGCTCAAGAACTCGGCCGGCTATTTTGGCGCCAGCTCGATCCGCCAACAGGCGTTCGCGCTCGAAGAGGCCGCGCGCGATGGACGGTTGGACGAGGCGCGCGACATGCTTGCCGCGCTGCGGGCCGACTTGGAGCGCCTGCTGCCAGAACTGGCCGCCTGCCGCGACGATCTTGCCTGTCGCGAGTGAATGGCCGCCGGTATCCGGAGATCGGCGGTTTGCCAAACGCGGTCTGGCGCGGTTAGCTTGTCGGCGAAGTTCGAGTCATTTGACGTCACAAGGATTTTGTCATGCGCGCGATGCTCCGGTTGGTAGTGCTGTTGTTGGCTTGCTTGGCGCTGGGCGCTGGTGCGACGCGCGGCGAAGAGGCGCCGCTGGTCGTCGTGTGCCTGGGGGACTCGATCACCAAGGGGGTCCGCGCCGGAGTCACCGCCGATCAGATCTATAGCCAGCAGTTCGAGCAAGACCTGCGCAGCAAAAAGCTCAACGTGCGCGTGATCAATCAAGGGGTGGGGGGCGAGACGACCGCCGGCGCGCTCCAGCGACTCGATCGCGATGTGCTGGCGCATCATCCGGCGCTGGTGACGTTGATGTACGGCACCAACGACTGCTACGTCGACGCCGGCCAGCAGCGGAGCCGACTGTCGATCGACGAGTATCGCCAGAACTTGGAGCAACTCATCGCGCGGATTCGCGCGGCGGGCGCCGAGCCAATCCTGATGACGCCGCCGGCTTACGCGAGTCAGTCGCCCGCCAATGGCCTGGGAGAACATGGCAATGTGCGACTTAAGGAGTACGCCGCCGCCTGTCGCGCCGCGGCCGAGCGCCGCGACGTGCCACTGGTCGACCACTTCCAAAAATGGCACGACGCGCTCTCGCGCGGCGAGGCGCTGGAGGGGTGGACCACCGACGGCTATCACCCCAACACGATCGGGCACTCCGGCATTGCAGAAAGCATGCAAGTCGCCGAAACAGCCATCCGCGACCTGCTGGCCGGCCCGGTCGATTTTGATGTGCGCGTTGAGGAGGTGCTTTCGCACGACGACGGCAAATCGCTCTGGTATCACCCGCGGGCTACCATCAATTTGTCGAGCATCACGGGCGATCCCGGGTATCTGATGACGCTGCAGAAGCATCTGATGGCCGACGATCACTACGGCGGCCTGGCAGTGACGCGCCCCAATAACGATGGCGGCTGGGCAGCGCCCGAACCGGTTCCCGCGCTGGCGTGGCGCAAGAACAAGGCGGGCGAGACGATCGCCGTTTGCGACGTGACGCCCGGCTACCATCCGCCGTCGGGCAAGGTTCTCGCGCTGGGGGCCAAGATTCTTTACGACGACGCCGGCAAGCAACTCACCAGCACGCGGCACGCGCATCAGGTGGCCTATGCCATCTACAACGGCCGCGATTGGTCGGAGTGGAAGTTGCTCGAATTGCCCGATGACGACAAATACTTTTTGGCGACGCCGGGCTGCGCGCAGTGGATTGTCGAGCCGGATGGCACAATCCTGTTGCCGATCTATCACCAGGGACCGACCGGAGAGGTCTATGCCGCGACCGTGCTGCGCTGTGGTTTCGACGGGCAGGAAATGAAGCTGCTGGAGCAGGGGACGACCTTGGAACTGGCCGAAGTGCGCGGGCTGTGCGAGCCGTCGATCACACGGTTTCGCGGGCGATACCATCTGACACTGCGCAATGACCTGAAGGGCTACGTGACAACGAGCGATGATGGCCTGCACTATGCGCCGATCACGCCGTGGCTGTTCGACGATGGCCAGGAGCTGGGCAGCTACAACACGCAGCAGCACTGGATCACGCACTCCGGCGGATTGTTCCTGGTCTATACCCGTCGCGGCGCCGACAACGATCACATCGTTCGCCATCGAGCGCCACTGTTCATGGCGCGGATCGATACGGGCGCGCTGCGAGTGCTGCGCGCGACCGAGAAGATCGTCATACCGGAGCGTGGCGGCGAGTTGGGGAATTTTGGCGCCAACGCCGCGTCGGAAAATGAAGCGTGGGTGACGGTGGGAGAAGGGGTGTGGAACGACGACGCGCGCCGCCGCGGCGCCAAGGGAACGGTGTTCATCGGCCACATCCAGTGGAGTCGGCCCGATCGGCTGCGCGCCGGTTGGTTCGATAGTTAACCGCGGGCGGCGCCGAAGACTTCAGATGATCGTCGTCGGCGGCGGAGCCAGGTTCCAAAGCGCCGGCAAGCCCACCAGCCAGCGCAGCGCGAGGGTGACGAACAGATAAAACGCGTAGTGGACCGCCGCGTTTTCGAACGACAACTCGAACGTGAGGAACGCCGTCAGCGCCCCCACCGCCAGAAACGGCACGGGAATGAACAGCCAGTTCCAGTTGTTGGCGAACATCGACTCTGGCACATAGTAAAAGCCGACCCACAGCCCGGCGTAAACCAGCCCACAGATGCCGGCGCGCAGCCACAGTTCGGCGCCGCGATACGAGTCGAGTTCGCTGTCGCGCAGGATTTCGTAGCCGCCGACGCAGAGCGGAATGGAGATCGCGGCCAGTCCCACGGCCAAAAGCGCCCGCGAGCCGAGCAGAAAATCGCCGGCGATCCAGGCGACAAACACCACCAGAATGGACCCGCCGACCATTCCCGCGGCCAGCACCGGATTGAGCTCGAACTTTTTGCGCCGGATCGGCTTGGGGTCGTTCGACGGGGCGCCGAGTTTCGTCCCCTTGTCGGTCGCCTCGGGGGCGTGGATCTGGATCTCTTCTGCTTCCGGAATCGTGATCGTGGCCTTGCACTTGGGGCAGGGGCCCTGTTTGCCGGCGAATTTCTCGCTGACACGAAACTGGGCCTTGCAGTTGGGACAAAGGACCGCGATGGGCATGAGTGAGTCGATTCGGCCGTTGGTGGAGCGGGGACTAGAGATATTCCGAGGGAACCCAAGTGTGCTGGCGACCGTTTGGCAAGTCAAGCAGCGCGGCAGCCGCCGCGGGCCGACTGGTGGTGGCGCGGGTCGCGGCGGCGTATGTTGTGAACACGATACGCCAGTCTTTTGATTCCATTGAGGTGAACGATGCGCCGTGGCTTGGTGGCTTGGTCCTGCGGAACAATGCTCTGGGCGCTCGCTGCGCCACTCACTGCGCCGCTAACCGCGGCCGATGCGCCACGGCTGGTTGCTCATTGGCCGCTGACCGCCGACGCGCGCGACGTGGGACCGCTTCACTTGCCAACCGAAGCCAGTGGCGTGAGCTTTGGCGCCGAGGGACCAACCAGCCAACTTGCCACCGCCGCCACGTTCGACGGCCGCGCGAGCCGACTTGTTGTCCAACCGGCCGACGCTGCGCGGCCGGGCGCGGGAGACTTCACGATCGCGCTGTGGGTTCACACCGATGAGACGACTCGCGACGATCTGGGCGACCTGGTCAGTTGGTTCGACCCCGCGCGGCGGGTGGGTTGGCAGTTGGGATTGGCCACGCGGAGCGGCGTCACCTCGAACCAGGCGAATACCCGGCAACTTAGTTTTGGCACGGACGCCGGCAGCGAGCCGCGCTGGCAAGATGAGGGGCGGCCGGGCGAGGCGCTCTTCGCCTTCGCGCTGGCCGTTCACGATGGCGCGCTGCATGCGGGGACGTGCGAGCCCGCCGCTGACGCGGCCGGGCATGTGTATCGCTACGCCGGGCCCAATCAGTGGGTCGACCTGGGCGCGCCGGATCGGGCCAACACCATCTCGGCGATGGCGCCGTTTCGTGGCCGGTTGCACGTCGCTTCGTCCAAGTATCGGCTCAAGGGCTCAGCGCTGCCAGAATCGGAAAACCCGCATGACGGCGGACGCGTGTATCGCCTGGAGACGGATGGCCATTGGACGCAGGTGGGCGAGTTGGCCGGGCATGCGGCAGTTGGCGGAATGGTCGAATACGACGGTCAGCTTTACGCGTCGTCGCTCTATCCGCCGGCGGGCCTGTATCGCTGGGACGGCGACG contains these protein-coding regions:
- a CDS encoding DUF1501 domain-containing protein; this translates as RLAPHMNKVALVRSLGHSDPAHLSSGHATLTGHLAPQLNSDAAPPSDRDTPVIGATLARVRQAPGVLPSAVTMPWLAYHPAAPGGQAPGQHGGWLGHSYDPMLLTGDPAKPEWNVDELNLAQGVTSARLDQRQQLLQAVDATRAELHAAGGAADLEQWQSRALSMLTSPEARAAFDLGQESPADRDRYGRNTHGQCVLLARRLVEHGVSLVCVNWHNDGRSFWDTHGDNFNRLKNDLIPPADQALAALLEDLEARNMLDDTLVAWVGEFGRRPQITKANAGREHWPFCYSGLLAGGGIRGGAVYGASDSQATRPSQDPVTPRDFAATMFAALGVSPELKLNDRLGRPMAICDGQPIAPLFG
- a CDS encoding PQQ-like beta-propeller repeat protein; its protein translation is MISRRIYAWQPLLPTLLVLCIASPRPQAAESDSGNWPCWRGPLHNAVCLETGLLKAWPEEGPRLAWKVDTIGEGYSTASVMDGVIYTMGNRDGNEQVIALDATQQGKEHWATTIGPVRHDGAGYPGPRSTPAFDEGRLYTLGLNGDLVCLDAHSGRIIWRRDLVADFGGAIPNWGYSESVLVDGPWVLFTPGGSKATLAAVDKATGETVWLSPIGDGAGYSSIIVSKAAGPKQYVQFTAQGLLGVRARDGQFLWRYNAPANGTANISTPVASGPLVFAASGYGTGGGLVELESDDETVTAKQIYFTKSMKNHHGGMVLVGDYLYGSNDPGLLTCLEFKTGKVKWADRAPGKCAVLYADGRIYSRSEDGKVCLVEAQPNGFQLHGQFEQPDRSAQPSWPHPIIANGVLYLRDQGVLLAYDIRGK
- a CDS encoding tetratricopeptide repeat protein is translated as MSDRFANDVEFNKLCAGEPAQLVGVMLEIAADEYPHLEREPVDRALARLGAAARRRLRMAGDDLSLHDKLVEISRLLFVEEGFHGNREAYYDPRNSYLHEVLERRVGIPISLSIVYLAVAAAAGVEVRGVPTPGHFLLSAVGDAEVWFIDPFGDGEVLDLNGARGRLIELFGTHGAVSDEAFCSASNFEIVVRVLRNLKAAYAMDDRWAETLPVQERLVAMMPERQEERRDLGLILLRTGRPHQALAWLCPYVEQCDADNARMMQPYLKTARKMAAEMN
- a CDS encoding response regulator, which gives rise to MDLAQAIAAWTLTALALAAVTAIVARRWRHASQPPDEVAELRRRCAELEAEIARQAATEQSLQHSVEKYRALVEHANDVVLIAQDGVMKFANPRTESVLGYRHEELVSMPFTDLIVPEDRAMVLDRYLRRLQGEDVPSRYKFRILARGGEPSWVEINTLVVQWEGRPGSLCFLRDVNDQVRAEEQIREAQAAAEEANRAKSRFLANMSHELRTPMNGVIGLTELTLSTPLAAEQRSYLDGVLESAEFMLSLINSILDFSKIEADKITLSAAEFRLRGELSDTIKIVALRAAEKGLELACDVRPDVPDYLIGDAARLRQVLFNLVGNAIKFTAQGEVSLIVERDASAAADAGGVALRFTVRDTGIGIPAEKQKLVFEAFQQADDSITRQYGGTGLGLAICRQLVELMGGKLTVESRPGHGSEFAFSVEFALARAAEEDGAPVDVRGLRALVVDGHPVTRQAIVDMLLAWRIDATAVDFASEAGDKTFDLVIADSRAADIPSSAPLVLVVARPRPGDTREAAAPAGAVLVTRPVTPSDLLEAVLRARAGANAGQTPTPVTKRIAEAAISLRVLLVEDNAINQRVAISWLEKRGHRVVLATGGQQAIDMLAGAPFDAVLMDLEMPGMGGVEATARIRAAEADGGGRIPIIAMTAHALPGDRERCLAAGMDDYLSKPVRPAELFATVERFGGRDGDSRAEPRLAMEARQHAADCLFDRDAALESVGGDAALLSEIIDIFLADCPKWLRDLEATIGDQRGDEARRLAHSLKNSAGYFGASSIRQQAFALEEAARDGRLDEARDMLAALRADLERLLPELAACRDDLACRE
- a CDS encoding LamG domain-containing protein, translating into MRRGLVAWSCGTMLWALAAPLTAPLTAADAPRLVAHWPLTADARDVGPLHLPTEASGVSFGAEGPTSQLATAATFDGRASRLVVQPADAARPGAGDFTIALWVHTDETTRDDLGDLVSWFDPARRVGWQLGLATRSGVTSNQANTRQLSFGTDAGSEPRWQDEGRPGEALFAFALAVHDGALHAGTCEPAADAAGHVYRYAGPNQWVDLGAPDRANTISAMAPFRGRLHVASSKYRLKGSALPESENPHDGGRVYRLETDGHWTQVGELAGHAAVGGMVEYDGQLYASSLYPPAGLYRWDGDGAWESVATPGGRRVEPLAVYDGALWAGSYDGGYVFRYDGQSWREYGPIDGNTQTYSFAMHRGKLHVGTWPSGKAYRLEQDEWRDAGRLGMETEVMGMLVYNGKLYGGTLPLAEVYRLDGDNTWTQIGRLDHTPDVTYRRAWTMAQHQGRLFVSALPSGKIHSLSAGACVTLDRAFPTGWRQVTAVRQADRLRLYIDGEQVAESAPGGADFDLSPAAPLVIGHGAGDYFRGRLCDVRFYHGALSTEAVRDLARSR